A portion of the Oxynema aestuarii AP17 genome contains these proteins:
- a CDS encoding DUF1517 domain-containing protein yields MIQNTELENDIVTLSVVQVGLRAQDCSIPSELSAMSREADTTTPKGLLQILQNSARSLLKHSPSWTHVLGYSQTFPSRDRADAEFQQISWKERQKFSAETLTNVEGKINEPSALPYPNPGDPAYIVVTLLVGTAHDRPLFDRLNSRDQLHRAIEILTEISEEYLLVFELLWTPQIETDTLSEAQMHEHYGQTIPIS; encoded by the coding sequence ATGATTCAAAATACCGAACTCGAAAATGATATTGTCACCCTCAGCGTCGTGCAAGTTGGATTGCGCGCTCAAGATTGTTCCATTCCTTCGGAACTGTCGGCGATGAGTCGCGAAGCGGATACGACGACGCCCAAAGGATTGTTACAAATTTTGCAAAATTCGGCGCGATCGCTGTTAAAACATTCCCCGTCGTGGACTCATGTTTTAGGCTATTCGCAAACCTTCCCCAGCCGCGATCGCGCCGACGCCGAATTTCAACAAATTTCCTGGAAAGAACGGCAAAAATTCAGCGCCGAAACCCTAACCAACGTCGAAGGAAAAATTAACGAACCGAGTGCTTTACCCTATCCCAATCCCGGAGATCCGGCGTATATTGTCGTTACTTTGCTGGTCGGAACCGCCCACGATCGCCCTTTATTCGATCGCCTCAATTCGCGAGACCAACTCCATCGGGCGATCGAAATCCTCACGGAGATTTCCGAGGAATATTTGCTCGTTTTCGAGTTATTGTGGACCCCACAAATCGAAACCGATACCCTCAGCGAAGCGCAAATGCACGAACATTACGGACAAACCATTCCCATTAGTTAA
- the larB gene encoding nickel pincer cofactor biosynthesis protein LarB, which produces MKPEALQSLLEAVASGNLPPEKALEELKHLAFEPVGGFAHIDHHRNLRTGFPEVIWGPGKTPDQIAEIMEVMRQRNPVVMATRIAPEVYDQLQERVKGLFYYREARICTLGLPAVEPTYPGKMGVICAGTADLPVAEEAAVTAQLCGFDVCRFWDIGVAGIHRLLAHREAIAACDVAIVVAGMEGALPSVVAGLVSCPTIAVPTSVGYGASFNGLAPLLTMLNSCAAGVGVVNIDNGFGAAILAGQILRTGLRLAGKG; this is translated from the coding sequence ATGAAACCGGAAGCTTTACAGTCTCTTTTAGAAGCGGTAGCGTCGGGAAATTTGCCCCCTGAAAAAGCATTAGAAGAGTTAAAACATTTGGCATTCGAACCCGTGGGTGGCTTTGCTCACATCGACCATCACCGCAATTTGAGAACTGGGTTTCCCGAGGTGATTTGGGGGCCGGGTAAAACCCCGGATCAAATTGCCGAAATTATGGAAGTCATGCGTCAGCGCAATCCGGTGGTTATGGCGACTCGCATCGCGCCGGAAGTTTACGACCAGTTACAAGAGCGCGTCAAGGGTTTATTTTATTATCGAGAAGCGCGGATTTGTACCTTGGGACTGCCTGCGGTAGAACCGACCTATCCCGGTAAAATGGGGGTGATTTGTGCGGGAACTGCCGATCTCCCGGTGGCGGAGGAGGCGGCGGTGACGGCGCAGTTATGCGGTTTTGATGTTTGTCGTTTTTGGGATATCGGCGTGGCGGGGATCCATCGCTTGCTGGCCCATCGCGAAGCGATCGCCGCCTGTGACGTGGCGATCGTGGTGGCGGGAATGGAAGGCGCCTTACCCAGTGTCGTCGCCGGATTGGTCAGTTGTCCGACGATCGCCGTTCCCACCAGTGTCGGTTACGGCGCCAGTTTCAACGGTTTGGCCCCTTTATTAACCATGCTCAATTCTTGCGCCGCCGGGGTCGGTGTCGTCAATATCGACAATGGCTTTGGCGCCGCTATTTTAGCCGGACAAATTTTGAGGACGGGTCTGCGTTTGGCGGGGAAGGGGTAG
- a CDS encoding ABC transporter substrate-binding protein: MFTPIVTIQTLINLGRSPRRILSLGLAFLLSFSLAACNPARFKTDAAEVNQLVWTILSDPKTFNPALSTEVPNIFSLTFEGLTTTNGITAEVEPGLAESWEIAEDKLRYVFTLREGLRWSDGEPLTSDDVVFSFNEVYFNEKVPTSTRDVLRIGESGALPKVRAIDDRRIEFTLPEPFAPFLRTMGTEILPAHILRPTIEQTDAEGNPLFLSTWGIDTPPENIIVNGPYQLESYLTSEQVIYRRNPYYWRKDAEGNSQPYIERIVWQIVESTDTSLLKFISGTSDSIGVSPENFSFLKPREERENFTIYNGGPASGTTFIAFNLNKGRNPDGTPVVEPMKSRWFQKVEFRQAIAYAIDRQTTIDNTFRGLGKPQHSPISVQSPYYLSPEEGLKTYDFNPDKAKELLLGSGFQYNDRDELLDAEGNRVRFTLITNAGNKTREAMGAQIKQDLSKIGIQVDFQPISFNALVAKLSDSLDWDCHLIGFTGGVEPNGGANFWLPEGRLHIFNQKRQPGQTPLIGWEVADWERKIGDLYIKGAQELDEAKRKEIYAETQRLTQEYLPVIHLVNPLSLAAVRDRVKGIEYSALGGAFWNLYELKIEESTEE, from the coding sequence ATGTTCACACCGATCGTCACGATCCAAACACTTATCAACTTAGGGCGATCGCCCCGCCGAATTCTATCCCTTGGCTTGGCGTTTCTCTTAAGTTTTAGTTTAGCCGCTTGCAATCCGGCGCGTTTCAAAACCGATGCGGCTGAAGTCAACCAATTAGTCTGGACAATTCTCAGCGATCCGAAAACCTTTAATCCCGCCTTAAGTACGGAAGTTCCCAATATCTTCAGTTTGACGTTTGAAGGATTGACCACCACCAACGGGATCACCGCCGAAGTCGAACCCGGACTCGCCGAATCGTGGGAAATTGCCGAGGACAAACTGCGTTATGTCTTCACCTTGCGCGAAGGGTTGCGATGGTCCGACGGCGAACCTCTCACCTCCGACGATGTTGTTTTTAGTTTTAACGAAGTTTACTTTAACGAAAAAGTCCCCACCAGTACCCGCGACGTCTTGAGAATTGGGGAAAGTGGGGCGTTACCCAAAGTCCGCGCGATCGACGATCGCCGCATCGAATTTACCTTACCCGAACCCTTCGCCCCCTTTTTACGCACGATGGGAACGGAGATTTTACCCGCCCATATTTTACGTCCCACCATCGAACAAACCGACGCCGAAGGTAACCCACTTTTCCTCTCCACCTGGGGGATCGATACCCCACCGGAAAACATTATCGTCAACGGTCCGTATCAACTCGAAAGTTATTTAACCAGCGAACAAGTTATTTACCGTCGCAATCCCTACTATTGGCGAAAAGATGCCGAAGGCAATTCCCAACCTTACATCGAACGGATTGTCTGGCAAATTGTCGAATCGACGGATACTTCTTTATTAAAATTCATTTCCGGAACGTCCGACTCGATTGGTGTTTCTCCAGAAAACTTTTCCTTCTTAAAACCGAGAGAAGAACGGGAAAATTTTACTATTTACAATGGCGGTCCGGCGTCGGGAACGACATTTATCGCTTTCAACCTCAATAAAGGGCGCAATCCCGACGGAACCCCCGTGGTCGAACCGATGAAATCGCGCTGGTTTCAAAAAGTCGAATTTCGACAGGCGATCGCCTACGCGATCGATCGCCAAACCACGATCGACAACACTTTTAGAGGATTAGGAAAACCGCAACATTCCCCGATTTCCGTCCAAAGTCCTTACTATCTCTCTCCGGAAGAAGGACTAAAAACGTATGATTTCAATCCGGACAAAGCTAAAGAATTACTATTAGGTTCCGGCTTTCAATATAACGATCGCGACGAATTACTCGACGCCGAAGGGAATCGCGTTCGCTTCACCCTGATTACGAACGCCGGAAATAAAACCCGCGAAGCAATGGGGGCGCAAATTAAGCAAGATTTGAGTAAAATCGGGATTCAGGTCGATTTTCAGCCGATTTCCTTTAACGCCCTCGTCGCCAAGTTATCGGACTCTCTCGATTGGGACTGTCATTTAATTGGCTTTACGGGTGGCGTCGAACCCAATGGCGGCGCTAATTTCTGGTTACCGGAAGGACGCTTGCACATTTTCAACCAAAAACGACAACCGGGACAAACTCCGTTAATCGGTTGGGAAGTGGCGGATTGGGAACGTAAAATCGGCGATCTTTATATTAAAGGCGCCCAAGAGTTGGACGAAGCGAAGCGAAAAGAAATTTATGCCGAAACTCAACGATTGACTCAGGAATATTTACCCGTGATTCATTTAGTCAATCCCCTATCTTTGGCGGCGGTACGCGATCGCGTCAAAGGGATTGAATATTCCGCCCTCGGTGGCGCATTTTGGAATTTGTACGAGTTAAAAATAGAAGAGTCTACCGAGGAATAG
- a CDS encoding nucleoside triphosphate pyrophosphatase, protein MVIPAFVLASTSPARLRLLESAGIEPIVCRSDFDESQVQLSDPDELVKTLAECKAKAVIEKFSPTPTTGALTEETPKRSPLLILGCDSVLVLDGEIHGKPEDPQEAIARWQKMRGSFGDLYTGHALLDLAQDRAIVRTAITRVYFANIGDRQIEAYVATGEPLRCAGCFAIDGRGGLFVEKLEGCHTNVIGLSLPLLRQIIDDLGYDVTEFWSLPH, encoded by the coding sequence ATGGTAATTCCTGCATTTGTCCTAGCTTCCACATCTCCGGCGCGCCTGCGGTTACTCGAAAGTGCTGGAATCGAACCGATCGTTTGTCGTAGCGATTTTGACGAGTCCCAGGTGCAGTTGAGCGATCCGGACGAACTGGTCAAAACCCTCGCCGAGTGCAAGGCGAAAGCGGTGATCGAAAAGTTCAGTCCGACTCCGACAACGGGCGCATTGACGGAGGAGACGCCGAAGCGATCGCCGTTGTTAATTTTAGGTTGCGATTCGGTGTTGGTTCTCGATGGGGAAATTCACGGAAAACCGGAAGATCCCCAGGAGGCGATCGCCCGTTGGCAGAAAATGCGCGGTTCGTTCGGCGACTTGTATACAGGTCACGCTTTGTTAGATCTGGCGCAAGATCGGGCGATCGTGCGGACGGCAATTACCCGGGTTTATTTTGCCAATATCGGCGATCGCCAGATCGAAGCTTACGTCGCCACCGGGGAACCCCTACGCTGTGCGGGGTGTTTTGCGATCGACGGTCGCGGCGGTCTGTTTGTCGAAAAACTCGAAGGATGTCACACCAACGTCATCGGTTTGAGTCTGCCCTTATTGCGCCAAATAATCGACGATCTCGGCTATGACGTGACCGAGTTTTGGTCGCTCCCTCATTAA
- the psbP gene encoding photosystem II reaction center PsbP: protein MFKRIAAVFLVVLTLALTSCSTSVVGALKSYANTTKGYEFLYPNGWEQVKVNGGPDVVFHDLIEQSENVSVVISEVPNNKSLEELGTPTEVGYKLSKSAIAPPDSGRTAELLDAQMKEKGSKTYYLLEYRVKFPDRERHNLASVAISRGKLFTFNVSTTQSRWKKVKDLFEAVVNSFSVY from the coding sequence ATGTTTAAACGAATTGCAGCCGTTTTCTTAGTGGTACTCACTCTGGCGCTGACCAGTTGTTCGACTTCGGTGGTCGGCGCCCTCAAAAGTTATGCCAACACTACCAAGGGTTATGAATTTCTCTATCCCAACGGATGGGAACAGGTGAAGGTGAACGGCGGCCCGGATGTGGTGTTTCACGATTTAATCGAACAAAGTGAAAATGTCAGCGTGGTGATTAGCGAAGTTCCCAACAACAAATCGTTAGAAGAGTTGGGAACGCCGACCGAGGTGGGTTACAAGCTCTCGAAATCGGCGATCGCCCCCCCGGATTCGGGACGGACGGCGGAGTTACTCGACGCGCAAATGAAGGAAAAAGGCTCGAAAACTTATTATTTATTGGAATATCGGGTGAAATTCCCCGATCGCGAACGGCACAATCTCGCCAGTGTTGCCATTTCTCGCGGTAAGCTATTTACCTTTAATGTGTCCACGACTCAATCACGCTGGAAGAAGGTAAAAGATTTGTTTGAAGCAGTGGTCAATTCCTTTTCTGTTTATTAA
- a CDS encoding DUF4149 domain-containing protein encodes MAIIPTIEVRKPAWHTIAMFALGFWLSAIAVVDLVVMPTMYAAGMTVESGFASAGYVMFGTFNRIELLCAAVVLTGLLTMVYRHRSERNWGKTEVILSVILLGIVLAQTYALTPQMSALGIQLNWLDSEVSVPALMDGMHESYWFLELIKLGCGGFLLSWLYRKTKEDELLAQ; translated from the coding sequence ATGGCAATTATTCCTACGATTGAAGTTAGAAAACCTGCATGGCATACGATCGCGATGTTCGCCTTGGGGTTTTGGCTCAGTGCGATCGCCGTAGTCGATTTGGTCGTGATGCCGACGATGTACGCGGCTGGAATGACCGTAGAATCTGGGTTTGCTTCTGCCGGATACGTGATGTTCGGAACCTTCAACCGCATTGAATTACTCTGTGCGGCAGTGGTATTGACCGGGTTGCTGACGATGGTTTACCGCCACCGCAGCGAAAGAAATTGGGGCAAAACGGAAGTTATTTTATCGGTCATTTTACTCGGCATCGTCCTGGCGCAGACCTATGCGCTGACGCCGCAAATGAGCGCGTTAGGGATTCAACTCAATTGGCTCGATAGCGAGGTTTCCGTTCCCGCGCTCATGGATGGAATGCACGAAAGTTATTGGTTCCTCGAATTAATCAAACTCGGATGTGGCGGCTTTTTGCTCAGTTGGTTGTATCGCAAAACGAAAGAAGACGAATTGCTGGCGCAATAA
- a CDS encoding DUF427 domain-containing protein: protein MRPQRIPPGPGQESVWDYPRPPRIEPVSETLKVVLNGITLAETDRGHRVLETSHPPVYYFPPENVKLEYLEETGRTTWCEFKGSCRYFYLKMEGMESAIAAWSYYKVTPGFEAIENHIGFYAKPMSCYVGDELVQPQPGDYYGGWVTKNIVGPFKGGPGTMGW, encoded by the coding sequence ATGCGACCTCAACGGATTCCCCCGGGTCCCGGTCAAGAGTCAGTATGGGATTACCCTCGTCCCCCGCGTATCGAACCCGTCAGCGAAACTTTAAAAGTTGTTTTAAATGGGATTACTCTAGCCGAAACCGATCGCGGTCATCGGGTTTTAGAAACAAGCCATCCTCCAGTTTACTATTTCCCTCCAGAAAATGTAAAACTAGAATATCTGGAAGAAACGGGACGCACAACCTGGTGTGAATTTAAAGGATCGTGTCGCTATTTTTATCTAAAAATGGAAGGCATGGAATCGGCGATCGCCGCTTGGTCTTATTATAAAGTCACTCCCGGATTTGAAGCGATTGAAAATCATATTGGTTTCTACGCAAAACCGATGAGTTGTTATGTCGGCGATGAATTAGTACAACCTCAACCGGGGGATTACTATGGCGGATGGGTCACTAAAAACATTGTCGGTCCGTTCAAAGGCGGACCGGGAACAATGGGATGGTAA
- a CDS encoding MDR/zinc-dependent alcohol dehydrogenase-like family protein, which translates to MKAVWLENQKLELKTDLPLPELQAGEARVKVLRAGICNTDLELLRGYYPYRGVLGHEFVGVVENGPENLVNRRVVGEINAACGDCRFCRQGVPTHCENRTVLGIVNRHGAFAQYLSLPIENLHLIPDNVDTDVATFTEPVAAALEIQKQVKIGPNDRVLVVGDGKLGQLVAQTLALSGCELLAIGRHREKLDLLAARGIQTGFEEAAIARSFDVSVECTGNPQGFEVARRALRPRGTLVLKSTYAGRLEIDASAIVVDELTLVGSRCGPFPEAIAVLAGDRIDVKPLIQAHYPLDEAIAAFDRAQTRGVLKVLLDIN; encoded by the coding sequence ATGAAAGCAGTTTGGCTGGAAAATCAAAAATTAGAATTAAAAACCGATCTTCCCCTACCGGAATTACAAGCGGGAGAAGCACGAGTTAAAGTATTGCGCGCGGGAATTTGCAATACGGATTTAGAATTATTACGCGGTTACTATCCTTATCGAGGGGTGCTGGGTCACGAGTTCGTGGGGGTGGTCGAAAATGGTCCGGAAAATTTAGTCAACCGTCGCGTTGTTGGCGAAATTAATGCAGCTTGTGGGGACTGTCGTTTCTGTCGTCAGGGGGTGCCGACTCATTGCGAAAATCGGACGGTGCTGGGGATTGTCAATCGTCATGGCGCTTTTGCTCAATATCTGTCCCTACCGATTGAAAACTTGCATCTAATTCCGGATAATGTTGATACAGATGTTGCTACGTTTACCGAACCTGTAGCGGCGGCGTTAGAGATTCAAAAACAGGTCAAAATTGGGCCGAACGATCGCGTGTTGGTGGTCGGAGACGGGAAGTTGGGGCAGTTGGTGGCGCAAACTCTGGCGTTGAGTGGTTGCGAGTTGCTGGCGATCGGGCGCCACCGGGAAAAGCTGGATTTATTGGCGGCGCGGGGGATTCAAACGGGATTTGAGGAGGCGGCGATCGCCCGCAGTTTCGATGTTTCCGTGGAATGTACGGGGAATCCGCAGGGATTCGAGGTCGCCCGTCGTGCATTGCGTCCGCGCGGGACGTTGGTGTTAAAAAGTACCTATGCGGGGCGGTTGGAAATCGATGCGTCGGCGATCGTGGTTGACGAACTTACCCTGGTCGGGTCGCGTTGCGGTCCGTTTCCGGAGGCGATCGCGGTTTTGGCGGGCGATCGCATCGATGTCAAACCGTTAATTCAAGCCCATTATCCCCTAGATGAGGCGATCGCCGCGTTCGATCGCGCCCAAACCCGAGGGGTTCTGAAAGTGTTACTCGATATTAACTAA
- the ispF gene encoding 2-C-methyl-D-erythritol 2,4-cyclodiphosphate synthase: MNIRIGNGYDIHRLTGDRPLILGGVKIEHELGLLGHSDADVLTHAIMDAMLGALSLGDIGLYFPPSDPQWAGADSLKLLAQVNALIGDRGWKVGNIDSVVVAERPKLKPHIAAMRDRLANVLGVDSEQIGVKATTNEKLGPVGREEGIAAYAVALLERRS, from the coding sequence ATGAACATCCGAATCGGGAATGGCTACGACATCCACCGCCTGACGGGCGATCGCCCGTTGATCCTCGGAGGCGTTAAAATCGAACACGAGTTAGGATTACTCGGTCACAGCGACGCCGACGTATTGACCCATGCAATTATGGATGCCATGTTAGGGGCGTTGAGTTTGGGAGATATCGGGCTTTATTTCCCCCCCAGCGACCCGCAATGGGCGGGGGCGGACAGTTTGAAGCTACTCGCCCAGGTGAACGCACTGATCGGCGATCGCGGCTGGAAAGTGGGCAATATCGATTCAGTCGTCGTCGCCGAACGGCCCAAACTCAAACCCCATATCGCCGCCATGCGCGATCGCCTCGCCAACGTCCTCGGCGTCGATTCCGAACAAATTGGCGTCAAAGCGACCACCAACGAAAAACTCGGTCCGGTCGGTCGCGAAGAAGGAATCGCCGCCTATGCGGTCGCCTTACTCGAACGGCGATCGTAA
- a CDS encoding CPBP family intramembrane glutamic endopeptidase, with the protein MTLTIVKRLVLSFLTAIALFLVSVSLVESWNQPQIQSRLELYQTNLLLHAAQVQLGEEQPGMAGTETLIGANPYETALKQYRDALESVEDNLDRTQQQLEEAVVVNPSVPQTVPQSPTPPLVDPSGVSPQTSKLTQTIAKLETLRNELTLKIGILEAHTSQVAAGRSRWQQLGDRPSVANNASLLKTLEVVTGIWSDPPRLSPNTEAIVNENLDGWFRYRVLRELYQVQQRPDALATLEAKEADIGRDALLKLALLTGLPGLGFVLGLILLLFVAISRLVKGKEALLARHEDEVWQTPWDWETIWQVLILGFFFVGQILVPVILSLGTSALGWQMGSLNVRTQALYILASYIMLAGGGLSVLYFSVRSFFPLPEGWFRFRWRGNWILWGVGGYLTALPLVILVSALNQQFWQGRGGSNPILPIALEGRDSLALSVFFLTASVAAPMFEEIMFRGFLLPSLTRYFSVPSAIIFSSLLFAIAHLNLSEVLPLVTLGLVLGVVYTRSRNLLAPMLLHSLWNSGTLVSLFLLGSGAS; encoded by the coding sequence ATGACGTTGACGATTGTCAAGCGCTTGGTCTTGAGTTTTCTCACGGCGATCGCCTTGTTTCTGGTGAGTGTGTCCCTGGTGGAAAGCTGGAATCAACCCCAAATTCAAAGTCGTTTGGAGTTGTATCAAACCAATTTATTACTTCATGCGGCCCAGGTGCAGCTTGGGGAAGAACAACCGGGAATGGCCGGAACTGAGACATTAATCGGGGCCAATCCCTACGAAACGGCGTTAAAACAATATCGAGATGCCCTCGAATCGGTTGAGGACAATCTCGATCGCACCCAGCAGCAGTTGGAGGAAGCCGTCGTCGTCAATCCTTCCGTACCGCAAACCGTACCGCAAAGCCCGACCCCGCCTTTGGTAGACCCCTCGGGGGTTTCGCCACAAACCTCGAAGTTAACCCAGACGATCGCCAAATTGGAGACGTTACGCAACGAGTTGACCCTCAAAATTGGCATTCTTGAGGCTCACACGTCCCAGGTGGCCGCCGGGCGATCGCGTTGGCAGCAGTTGGGCGATCGCCCCTCCGTGGCAAACAATGCAAGTCTTTTAAAAACACTCGAAGTAGTGACCGGAATTTGGAGCGACCCGCCGCGCCTGTCACCCAATACCGAAGCTATTGTTAACGAAAATTTAGACGGCTGGTTTCGCTATCGAGTCCTGCGCGAACTCTACCAAGTGCAACAACGCCCGGACGCTTTAGCGACCTTGGAAGCGAAAGAAGCCGACATCGGACGGGATGCCCTGTTAAAATTAGCCCTCCTCACCGGATTGCCGGGATTGGGCTTTGTCTTGGGCTTAATTCTCTTACTCTTTGTCGCCATCTCTCGTCTCGTCAAAGGCAAAGAAGCCCTCTTGGCCCGTCACGAAGACGAAGTCTGGCAAACTCCCTGGGATTGGGAAACGATTTGGCAAGTCTTGATTCTCGGCTTCTTCTTCGTCGGTCAAATCCTGGTTCCAGTGATTCTCTCCCTCGGTACCAGCGCCCTCGGATGGCAGATGGGTAGTTTAAACGTCCGAACCCAAGCGCTTTACATTCTCGCCAGTTACATCATGCTCGCTGGCGGCGGTCTGTCGGTTCTCTATTTCTCGGTTCGCTCGTTTTTCCCCCTCCCCGAGGGCTGGTTCCGCTTTCGCTGGCGGGGGAATTGGATTTTATGGGGCGTCGGCGGTTATTTGACGGCGTTGCCTTTGGTAATCCTGGTTTCGGCCCTCAATCAGCAATTTTGGCAGGGACGTGGCGGCAGTAATCCCATTTTACCGATCGCCCTCGAAGGTCGCGACAGTTTGGCTTTATCGGTGTTTTTTCTGACTGCTTCCGTGGCGGCGCCGATGTTTGAAGAAATCATGTTTCGCGGCTTCTTACTCCCTTCCCTGACGCGGTATTTCTCGGTTCCGAGCGCTATTATTTTTAGCAGTCTGTTATTTGCGATCGCCCACTTAAATTTATCGGAAGTTTTGCCCTTGGTTACCCTCGGCTTGGTCTTGGGAGTGGTTTACACGCGATCGCGCAATCTGCTCGCCCCGATGTTGTTACATTCCCTTTGGAATAGTGGAACTTTGGTCAGTCTATTTTTACTCGGCAGTGGGGCGAGTTAA